AGTCCTTGGGAACTTTATGATGCTAGTATGGTATGGGAGGAGCCTCATATTGATGACGATGTTAGAACTAAGCTCATTCGTGCTTTGGCTAAACTCGAACAATCGGGGAACAAATCTGCGGTAACttttcttatattttttttctataaaATGAGTGATTGCCTTTTGACCCATATGTGCCAACACAATTTTGTTAATATTTAATAGTAAGCATATCTTAGCCAACAAtcgtttcaagtaatcgttactactttttttctaattttattatattgatattatttAGTTTACATATTTGTACCATGTCTAAATCACTAATTTGTTCAGGTTGTTATATATTAGAGTAATATGTTTATGCAAAAATGGTGGTTGTTTTGTGGTGGAGTTGagcagttctttttttttttttttttttcgttttttttttagtAGAACTTTCTAGTCAAGGGTTGTTAACTAAGGAACTAAAAAAGTTAGGTCTAATACTTTGTGTAATTAGTGTTGACTAATTAGTACTAAGGAACTAAAAAAGATAGGTCTAATACTTTCTCTAGTTAGTGTTGACTAATTAATATTAAGGAACTATAAAGGATAGGTCTAATACATTAACATGTTGACTAATTTGTATTGAATTACGGAGTACTTGATGTAATCAAGCATGTTAATACTCTAGTTTATTTTACATCTCATTAATTTGTTACTTGCAGGATCATTACGGTGTTCAAAAATTGAAACAAGTATCACAGACATCGACATTTATCAACAAGTATAGCTTTTGATACCCATTTAGTATTTTTCAATtcggtttcattaattaattacatCATTAAAATAATTGTTGTATTATATATGTGTATTATGTATTAATGTTGTAGGTTTCCGGTGCCTTTGAGCCTTGAAGTAATTCAATCAAGATTAGAGAACAATTATTACAGAAGATTAGCAGCAATGAAGCACGATGTTGAAGTGTTGATAGAGAATGCAGAAACTCACTTTGGGAGAAACAAAGACAATTCGGCAAAGATGAAACGTTTATCCGACTGGTTTACTAGGACACTTTCTTCTTTGTAGATTCAATCTCTCATTACAGATATGATAAAAGAAACAGTTTTGTAGGAATCTCAGAATTTGTTGAGATCGAGTCTATAATCAcaactttttttcttttctttttaatttGTAGATAAATCATGAATTgcaatttgattatggtctttttttttctttttcttttctgaaACAGGCTGAATGTTTAGGGTTAAACAAAGGTATGTCAATCAAGAATGCTTTGGTTGGTTGGTCGAATTAGGGGTTTAGGAGATTCATTCTTGTATAGACTATAGACAGAAGATAATCTTACTTAAAGCAATCTAACAGGATATGAATATATATCGGTCACGTTTTATGTTTTATTTCTTAAAATGTTCTTGCATTATATATACATGTCTTTATCCTTAATGTTTGTCAAAGTTTCATGAATGGACCTAAATTATCCTTTTGACGTGGATAACCTCGATGTTTCAATTGTGTCGTTGGTCCCTATTGTTAAAAGACATGTCTCCCACTGTTAGTCTCCATCATGTGAGATGCACACAGAGTCTTTTTTGTCTTTTATTGCGGTCTAGATGTACGGAATAAACCTATGTGTGCATTTGTTACCCTTTAAGGACCAACGAGGCAAGATTATTAAACATTATGATCATTCACGTCAAAAAATACTTTATAAGTCCATTCATTAAATATTTGGCAAACATTGTTAAGTGACGTAGTTTGgtcttcatttattattattattttagttaaaaATACTACTTCCTCCCTCTCAATTTAATAGAATTGTTCTTCCTTTTTGGATGTTAAAAATTAATAGTACAATTCcaaatatagataaatatattaagATAAAGTTCTATTATACATTtgctaaaacaaaaaaaaataagtaaaaaacAAGGGATAAAATAAGAAAGTGATTAAAAAGTACAAGGTGATGATAATATTTTTTAAACCGTGTGTTTTTGTATGGGGACTATTAAATTGAAACTGATTGAGTATTTTTTTAGTGACCGAATTAGGTGGACTGGATAGTCATCAACAAGGACAAATGTCACATTCATATATTTATGGACGACGACTTTTAGGGCTGTTATTAACGTGCATAAAGATGTGTGTACATGGCGGTTAAATGATGACTTTATAGTGGCAGTTATTGATATGTACAATACTTTTATGCACACTAACGAGGTTGTCGTTAGCAAAATCCTCTATTTATTAATACTTGAATTTCTTTTATTTTGGTTCTTGTCATAAATTTAGCAACATTTTGTGAAAACTTGACCAACTTGTACTCGTTAAAGTCAAAGTAAATTATAAACCAGACAAACATAACAACACCACATTGCTAATCATCAAGGAGGATCAAAGTTAAAACACAAGTTTCAATTAACAGTCAGAAGTTTGGTTCATAAAAACCCATCAAAAACTCCTCCATTATTTCTCATAGATGAGTCCCTGATCCATAGAGCTCTCTCTCAATCCCTCCATCGATGGCCACAGCTCGGGTTGCAGCAAACGAAAAACAATGACATACCTTCTTCCCCTTTTGCAGTTGCCTGGCAAATAAAAACAGTATTAGTTTCCAAGTCTTCAATCATGTTTAAAATGAGATCCACAGAATGAGGTATTTACAGAAACAGTTATATAATAGTATACTGTAATAATAGAAAACATAGTGACCTGGAAGAAAACAGCCTCTCCATGACCACATTGAGAACATCGAACTGATTTTGTACGTGGAAGACTTGGATCTGCAGCTACATCCTTCAAAACTTGAGTTCCCTCCCCAACAGCATAATGGTGTATCTTGTTTCTGTACACACAGTTATCATCTGCAACCTCCTGTGCGATTTTGAAGTTTAAATTAATTAGCATCCAAAAATAATACTTAAGATGCACACCTTCAAGTTACAATATTTGCAAATAAACAGGTTGATTTGGGTTTTTGTTGTTGATAACTAATGACACCCATGCTATGTAAACTCATAAAAAGTGGCATACACACAACTAGGGCTCTTGAATAAGCAATATCAACTACAGTTAAGGTCTGGAGGAGCAACAAAATATTGATTATAAAGCTACCTTGATAGACAAATTTCAAAGCCACAACAACAATAGGGGGGAACAGATCGAAATGCAGACTATGTAAGCCATATATACAACATAAAATATGGTGGATAACAAAATTATATAAACATAAATCTGTGGTCATTATATCCTTATATACATCGTTTACAAAATTTTAAGCTCTATCATACCTATGATTTGTTCCATATCAGTTATCACTACAAACTAAGATAGATGTGTTTAAGTGCGCTAACATACGGGAACACTTCTAAGAAAAATTGTCGGCTTGTGTTGTCAAGCAATAGAACACACTCCAACATACTTGCATGCATGCATTCATTCATTCATGCGCTCGCTCATGCGCTCGCTCGCTCGCTCACTCACTCACTCACTCACTCACTCACTCACTCACtcactcatccattcattcattcattcggtTTATGCCCAATCTGACTAACTTACCTTGTGATGATAACAATAGGAGGGAAGGTAGGTTTGGTGACTCAATCCGACCACATAATCTATTCATTTCTATAGGTTAACGGAATGGGAATTAAGGTCCTGTTTGGTTGAAAGAATGTTTTTGGAAGGAATTGAATGTGTCAAATTGGTAGCCGAAGGAATTAGAATTGATAAATTCCATTGAATGTGAAAAAATGCATTTTAAATTGACATGGAATGTTGTTGAATTCGATTTTATAAAATAACTAAAAGGTGATACAAGAATTTGATGGTACCATTTTTGGTATTAATTTTCAGACTCGCGTTTCGGATTTCAGTTTCAAGTTTTATTTTTCAGATTTGCGATTCACGAATTGAATTGTAAATGTAAATTGTAAACGCGAATCAAAACGCGAAATGAAAACGCGAATCGAAAGCGTGAAATGAAGACGTGAATCGGAAAAGCAAATCAAAAACAGAAATTGAAAATGCAAATCGAAAACGCGAAATGTAAAGCCAAAAGTAATCGTAATATTCAATCACTTAAACGTAACGTGAAACGTAAATGCGAAACGAAAGCTTCATTTTTGAATGTTGAAGATAGGAATATAATTAAATTCTATCACTTTTAAAGGAATGACAATTCCTTTGAATGGTAGAATGTTAAGATTCCAACGGAATCTAATTCCTTTGAATTTTGTGAACCAAACACACCATACTGCAATTCAATTCCAATTCAGTTGGAATCCCCTGATTCTATCAACCAAACggacccttattattttttttgaaaagcaagaaagacTTATATTAAACAATCACGAATAGTACATGGTTGACTGGGCACCCTTAACAGCACGATACATCACGAAAGAAATAAGGAAAACAAATTACATCGCCCTAAGCTaattgcaaagattgcaactaacaAAAGGAGTTAAAACTAAGGGTGTGAGAACCATTGTAGCCAATCCATAATATGACCCTTGCAACGTCGTGAAATCCAATCATATGAAAGAACTTGAACCTCGCTAAATAAAGATGGGACCGTCTCGAGCTTATTCTTGAACACCTTTGTATTTCGATTCTTCCATAGAATGTAACAAACCACCCAACAAACAAACGGACCCTTATTATATATCTATTCAAGGAATTGTCATTCCTTCAAAGGATTTTTGAGGTGTAATGATTACAGTTTGCAGCCCTAATAATTTTTCTTTTTTCCTATTTCTAGCCCTTAGAGttgtacttaaaaaaaaaaaatagctatAATTATTGTACATTAATCGTAGTGAGGTAGCTTTTAATTATGTAAAAAAATTTATGCATATCCTAAATTCTTAAGCATAACTTTTAAAGAATTAGTTGTGTTAACCTTGTGAGGGCAGTTACGGCAAGCATAGAGAAGCAGATTCCGCTCTTCATTTTCTTTAGGGTACAGAATGTTTTCGCTGCCATAAACACTCAAGACATTTAAACAAACAGTTGGAGTGCAACCAAAATTATAACAACTGAGAGATAAAATTAATTAATGTAGCAGTAATAAGATAACAACCATTTTATGCAAAACTTCATGATGCTCATCTTGACTGTTGTAAAAAGGGGGTATTCTTCGTCGATTAGTACCTGCTTCTCGATTACACCTGGTTGAAGTTGGAGGTGTTTTATGTTTTGAAATTACTAAATTACACAGATGGTCCTCGGATTTATACGCATTCTACTTTATTTTGCCATCCATCGCTTTTTCACTTTTTGTAGATAATTTAAAAACTCAGAATTTATTGCGTGCCCAGTCCTCATTCAAATGTAATgactaagggtgcgtttgataaaactgaatgatttagcactGAATGGTTCAGAGTCCAGAATGGTTCAGAAGCTCTGAATCAGTATGATTCTGAATGAAAATTCACTGTTTGATAAGAGTTCTGAATCAACACTTGAATGAGTTAAAATTATCATTATGACCTTGAGTATAATTTATCGTTGGGTCTTATTTTTTGCGAACGAgattattttaatataattttaaaaTTCATAAACATTATAAACAATTAGGCTTTAAACTTTTACAACAACAATAATTATAGATCAAAGGTTATAAACAATTACGGAGTGTTAAAAAAAATTATGTTGTATGTTGTTTTTTCTCGAGGTTTattaatagtattttttttttgcCGTATAAAAAATTACAATCACATACCAAAGTTCCAATCTTTTCATCCTCATCATCATTTTATAAACAATTACATCTGCTCTCCTTAAATGTGTTCACACTAGATCTACATAATTCAAGCCCATCTTCAATCTTTTCATCCTCATCATCGTCGATCTCTCTTCTTTGTCTGTGTCTCCGTGCTATTCCTCTCTTCCTTCAAATGGCTCATTCAAACAGAGGTTATCTGATTCAAAAACTTTTTTTATCCTAAATAAAGTGAGAAATCCTAAAAAATTAAAACAGAGGCTAAAAAAACCCATTAGAATcatatgaatatttatgataaatagATATACAtgacagaagaagaaaaaaatagatATTAGGGTTTCAAGGTAGAAGATTATTGAAAGTGAAGAAAAGTTACCTGGAAAAATAAAATCAATCGGTGTAAGAATTTGAGAAACATAGAAGTGAAGAGAAAGAGATGAAAAAACATAAGAGAAATAAAAGGGTATGTAGGGAAAGAAGTGAGAACTGAACCATTTAGAGATACTCCATTATATGAACCGTTCAGAGTTTATTCAGAGTTAACCTTTCATTCAGAGGTCCGTATCAAACGCTTTGAACACTGACCGATTCAGTGATCAGATCTGAATGATCCCTTAGACTATTTGTAACGGTGACTGGTGTTACTTGTGGTGTCACTTGCCTTTTTGTACTTTTTGGATTACTAGGACGTGTTGCTTTTtgggtggagtagtggtggtgaatCTTTTTGGTGTTAGTACTTAGGAGTATTATGATGTTGTGTCAAAATATAATTAGGTTAAGCATTAAATGgggataaaaataatactttttaattaataaagaaaaaaaaacaagAAACAGGTGTCACTTACCCCGTCTCTTTCTCCCCGACGCCACAAAGTGACACCAAAGTAACATCCGTTATAGCCAAAAATGGCATCTCTTTGTGTCCAGCAAGGCAAGTGATGGGGTCAGTTACCCCCGTTACAATCAGCCTTAtctcacttatttatttatttatttctgtttctCTAATAATCAAATTTAATTCATTAATAATTTAAGATATATAATGATATTTAAAATTTAAATTTTGCTGATGACAATTCTTAAGGCTTTCATTAATACGCCTTAATGTATTATACATAGTGGTTACTTATTAGTATAGAATTAGTGGTAATAGACAATAGTTATCAAATTGTACAACACATTAAAACGTGTTAACGACAACTTTAAAGGTGATTATTACCAAAATAAAATATAGAGTAAATTAACGAGATCTTTATGTGGTCCTCGTTATCACCCTATAGATAAACATAAACTACAAATCTAGAAAACATATACTACAAttctaaatacatatgtaaatcaacaacactgttataattcagtatgcttataactacctttagtggtttgattcttgatgttataattcagtaggcttataactacttttaatggtttgattcttgattaagaatgctaataatgaagtgtaagaacaaagatgataatggagagaaagaaagaaacactttgtaagtatgagaaaatggtgcaagtttaatgcttgcattcatggctatttatagcaaaaatatcacaagtttaggtaatacaataatattacttttgtgtatcaataattgactatccatttatatatatatatatatatatatatatatatatatatatatatatatatatatatatatatatatatatatatatatatatatatatatatatatattataacactcccccttgaatagcaattttgtttgttgaagatcaacggtaagttactgcctcgttaaaaaccttgctaaagaaaacccagtgggaaaaaaactttagctaagggaaaaagagtgcagcatggagttgactcccccttaagtagacatcgcttcagttgttacatcttttgaacatgtctcataccaatgttatgaacgtgtgttcttaaaatagcagttggaagtgctttcgtgaaaagatcagcagagtttttgctggattgaacatatctcatttcaatctcgttgtccttaatgagattttgagtgtatgagaagaatctaggaggtatgtgtttggttcggtcacttttgatatacccttctttcatctgtgctatgcaagctgcattatcttcatagataattgttggacttttatcgcgttctagtccacaagaatcagtaatgatttgtgtcattgatctcaaccaaaaacattcccgagtagcttcatgtaatgcaatcacttcggcatgatttgatgatgtagcaacaagtgtttgtttttgagaacgccatgatattgcagtacctccatttaggaatacatatacagtttgagatttagctttatgtggatcagataaataacctgcatcagcataaccaaccaaatcttgttttgattcgttagaataaaataatcctaaatcagtagttcctcgaaggtatcgaaatacgtgtttgatcccattccagtgtcttttggtaggagcagagctgaaccttgccaataaattaactgcaaaagaaatgtcaggtcttgtacaatttgtaagatacataagagctccaattgcactaagatatggtacttctggtccaagaatatcttcatgatcttcacatagacgaaatggatcagtttcaacattgagtgatctaacaaccataggagtacttaatggttttgccttgtccatattgaaacgtttcaaaatcttttcagtatatgttatttgatgtacaagtaaaccattaggcatatgttcaatttgtaaaccaaggcaatacttggtttttccgagatctttcatttcaaattctttctttagaagttgaatggcttcatagatctctttatttgtacctatgatgttaagatcatcaacataaacagctatgatcacatatccggatgttgttttcttaatgaaaacacaagggcaagtaaggttatttgtataccctttgcttatcaagtaatcacttaatcggttataccacatacgtcccgattgttttaacccatataaagatctttgtaatttaatcgaatacatttctttgggttttgcatttgatgcttctggtaccttaaatccttcaggtatcttcatatatatatcactatcaagtgatccatataggtaagcagtcacaacatccatgagatgcatttctaaatttttagaaactgccaggctgattaagtacctaaaagtaattgcatccataacaggggaataagtttcttcataatcaattcccggtctttaagaaaaaccttgagctacaagtctagctttataccttgtaacttcatttttctcatttctttttcggacaaaaatccatctgtatcctacaggtttcacatctttaggagtgagaatgatggatccgaaaacttttcttttattgagtgattctaatttagctcgtattgcttatttccattgagcccaatcatgtctattttgacattcaaccatagatgttggttctggatcatcatcattattcatgatgtcatatgcaacattaaatgaaaatttctcatcaagatttttcatttcatttcggttccataatatttttgaatatgcataattgattgcaatttctgtattgacatcatcaatctcctccgcagtaggagtactgatttgtggttcttcttgaacactttcttttacttcattatcagctgattttctttttcgaggatttttatcctttgaaccaattggtcttccacgtttctgacgtggcaaagattcatgagtgacgttattgccagcttttggaatttcaattcgagctggagtatttactgctggtatatatgattttgtcaccgtttttgtatctgtaaatgcatcgggcaatTGATTTGcgagttcttgtatatgcattatcttttgaacttctgtctcacaTTCTTTTGtgtgaggatcaagatactttaattgaggttcacaccatgaaatatcattttctttattttttatttctccccctaatctagggaacaatgtttcattaaaatgacaatcagcaaaacgtgctgtaaaaacgtcacctgtcataggttcaatataccttaatattgaagatgtttcatatccaacatatattcccaacctcctttgaggacccatttttgtacgttgtggtgtcgcaattggaacatacactgcacaaccaaatgttctaagatgggaaatatttggctcttgaccaaaagcaagttgtaggggggaatatttatgacttgcacttggtctgatgcaaatcaatgcagcagcatgtaaaattgcatgaccctatatagatacagggagttttgttctcattatcaatggtctagcgattaactgtaaacgtttaatcaatgactcggctaaaccattttgtgtatgcacctgagcaacagaatgttcaacaacaatttctatagacatgcaatagtcattaaatgtttgagatgtaaattcaccagcattatcaagtctcacccttttaatggtgtaatcaggaaaatgagctctcaatttaataatttgggcaagaaattttgcaaatgccacattacggcttgataacagacaaacatgagaccatctgctagatgcgtctattagaactatgaaatatctaaatggtccacatggtggatgaattggtccacatatatcaccttgaattctttcaagaaac
This window of the Rutidosis leptorrhynchoides isolate AG116_Rl617_1_P2 chromosome 7, CSIRO_AGI_Rlap_v1, whole genome shotgun sequence genome carries:
- the LOC139858520 gene encoding DNA-directed RNA polymerases II, IV and V subunit 9B gives rise to the protein MSIMKFCIKCENILYPKENEERNLLLYACRNCPHKEVADDNCVYRNKIHHYAVGEGTQVLKDVAADPSLPRTKSVRCSQCGHGEAVFFQATAKGEEGMSLFFVCCNPSCGHRWRD